CTGAGACTTCACGATTGATTAGTAGAAGATTATCTTCAATCTCGATGCCGAGTTCTTCCAATAAGGGCTTTAAAGTCGTAGTATCACTGATATCGAATACTGCGCTAACAACTGCGCGTTCGGCTCCTGAACGCACGATGCTCACATCCGATCGTTCCCCTAAAACAAGGCCGATGGCATCGATAAGCAGCGATTTCCCCGCCCCCGTTTCCCCCGTAAGGACGCAAAATCGCGATTCAAACGGCAACCGTATCCGTTCAATCACCGCAAAGTCTTCAACTGAAAGTTCGATTAGCATTTTTAAATTTAGCAGTTAGCTCAATCCTCTATTCGGACACCGTAGAGGAGGCGGCTGCTTAGTTTGGATAGGAAATCGGTTGATGTGAATGTGATTAGGTGGGCATTTTTGTTAGATTTGCGCACTCGGACATCATCGAATGTTTGGAATTTAAGGTGAATTTGACCATCGGCCAAGAGGGAGGCTTGTCCACCAGATTCGACCTTTAATTTTATTTCTGCTTCTGGGCGGAGGACTAAGGGGCGTGCGCCTAGAGCATGCGGGGAAACTGCCGTAACAATCATTGCCCGCATCGTAGGTTCAAGAATAGGCCCACCGGCTGATAGGTTATAAGCGGTAGAGCCAGTTGGGGTCGCAACAATCACACCATCAGCGGGAAATGACACGAACTGATGGTCATCGATCGATACTCCGAGAGTGAGCATTCCGCCAGCCGCTTCACGATGAAGTACAATTTCATTAAGTGCGATCGCTTTGTCAATGATTTCGCCATTACGAAGCGTCTGGCATTCTATCATCATCCGCTGCTCGAGGATATATTCCTTATCGAAATAACTCGCCAATCCCATTTCGAGATTTTGCGGGCTTAGGGAGGCCATGAACCCAAAACGTCCGAGGTTAATCCCTAAAACGGGCGTTTCATTTGTTGAAGCCAGATGGACAGCGCGAAGGATTGTGCCGTCGCCACCTAAAGCCAGGACCAAATCGGCTTGACCGAGTATCGAATCTTCATCGGCCAGATCATCGGCAGGGAGCTTTTGAGCATCCGAAGAAATAATCTTAACTTCCGCCCCATATTGGCGCAGCCATTTTACCGCCCTATCTGCAAGCGGCCGAGCTTCAGGCTTGACCGCATTGACAAGAATACTGACGCGTGTCATGTGGTTACTTTCTTTGGCGGTGGTTTGGCGAATCTATTCAAATTGCGTTTTGCGTCTTTATTATTTGGATCGATCTGGAGCGCTTTGCGATATTGTTCTAGAGCAAGATTGAGTTTGCCCTGTTTTTCAAAAGCAGCGCCAAGGTTGTTATAGGCGGGAGCATAATTAGCATTAACGCTAATCGCCTGATTGTAAGATTTTACAGCGTTGGCATAATCTTTCAGCTTGAAGTAGTCCAAACCAAGGTTGTTATAGGCTTCAGCAGTTTGCAGTGTGGTTGACGCTGACATATAATGTGGCAAAGCGCCTTTAAAGTCTTTTTGGCTGAAGAGATAGTTGGCATAGGCCAGCCGCACATCTCCGCGTGCAGGAGCCATCAAGATGACTTCTTTCCACAATTCCGCTGCGCGAGCCATTTTCTTTTGCTTTGCAACCGCGGCGGCGAGGTTAATTCGGATGTCAACTGATTTAGGGTTAAGCTCTAATGCCTTCGTAAAGTGAGTTTCAGCGGCGGCATATTGCCCTTGACGAGTCTGTAGAACTCCCAAATTCACATGTGTATCTACATCATCGGGCTTCAATTCGGCTGCTTTCTCAAACGCGGTAGCCGCATTCTTAAACTCTCTTAGGCTCATTTGAAGGACGCCGAGATTATAGAAGGCGACGGCATTGTCGGGCTGTTTTTCGATTACTTTCTTGAGAGCAACGATTGCCTGAGCTTTTTGGTCGCAGTTTGAATAAGCTTCGCTTAGTGAGAGCCAAGTCGATGCGCTTGCGGGATCGAGATTAACTGCCTTTTGAAGAGCAAAGGCTGCCGGCTGCCACTTTTTAAGCCGCAATAGGGCAGAGCCATAATTCTGCCAAAAAAGAACATTATCGGGTTTAAGGCGAGTTGCGGCTTCATAGTGAGTCAGGGCTTCAGTTGGTTTACCGGAACTCTGAAGCGCAAAACCAAGATTGTTTTCTGTAAACGGATCGTTTGGTTTATACTTCAGAGCATTCTTATACGCAGCAACCGCATCGTCATACTTTTTTTGTTTGACGTAAACGTTGGCGATGTTGTAGTAAACATCCGGCGAGTCGGGTTTAAGTTTGATGGCGGCATTATATTGTTCCAAAGCTTCTACCAATTGATCAGAGTAGAGATAGGCAGTACCCAGGTTATTGTGGGTTTCGGGATCATTATCAAGCGCAGCTACTGCCTGCTGTAGCAAAGGCAGCGCTTCTGTCACTTTATTTTGTTTCAAATAAATAAATCCCAACCATCTGGCAATAACTGCATCTTTTGGCTTTTCAGCGCGC
This is a stretch of genomic DNA from bacterium. It encodes these proteins:
- a CDS encoding NAD(+)/NADH kinase, which encodes MTRVSILVNAVKPEARPLADRAVKWLRQYGAEVKIISSDAQKLPADDLADEDSILGQADLVLALGGDGTILRAVHLASTNETPVLGINLGRFGFMASLSPQNLEMGLASYFDKEYILEQRMMIECQTLRNGEIIDKAIALNEIVLHREAAGGMLTLGVSIDDHQFVSFPADGVIVATPTGSTAYNLSAGGPILEPTMRAMIVTAVSPHALGARPLVLRPEAEIKLKVESGGQASLLADGQIHLKFQTFDDVRVRKSNKNAHLITFTSTDFLSKLSSRLLYGVRIED
- a CDS encoding tetratricopeptide repeat protein, which produces MFHRLLVAIVISVIFISAAFGQNQRINEAVQLYQQGHLEDAAKILSELRAEKPKDAVIARWLGFIYLKQNKVTEALPLLQQAVAALDNDPETHNNLGTAYLYSDQLVEALEQYNAAIKLKPDSPDVYYNIANVYVKQKKYDDAVAAYKNALKYKPNDPFTENNLGFALQSSGKPTEALTHYEAATRLKPDNVLFWQNYGSALLRLKKWQPAAFALQKAVNLDPASASTWLSLSEAYSNCDQKAQAIVALKKVIEKQPDNAVAFYNLGVLQMSLREFKNAATAFEKAAELKPDDVDTHVNLGVLQTRQGQYAAAETHFTKALELNPKSVDIRINLAAAVAKQKKMARAAELWKEVILMAPARGDVRLAYANYLFSQKDFKGALPHYMSASTTLQTAEAYNNLGLDYFKLKDYANAVKSYNQAISVNANYAPAYNNLGAAFEKQGKLNLALEQYRKALQIDPNNKDAKRNLNRFAKPPPKKVTT